A region from the Mya arenaria isolate MELC-2E11 chromosome 2, ASM2691426v1 genome encodes:
- the LOC128246254 gene encoding transmembrane protein 26-like, which yields MGQKSCTKECGCMLTFSAWERVFVRVVILRAIMITHIALSTWRVADVMQNNAFWFLALMCVIVLIKDGLELRKNCEKQCQNKGCKKQCEPPVEYNDTTSKWRSTLIVYVVCMVPIVWILTYHLHSSASTLTPSGNASTLVTTTQESIILGLEKLEDRTWIWVVINSMMYILLFTRCLYDGSSDDSKLSENLLGFLGTASDIMDLFSLFEEEEILQSQLLTYLILFAWTLSLFQFAPILSNFDCFKRRKPYGEQNTTDASEVSNAKILLVIAVQDGPFIIVRVLIMVVLMKAMSNLVFFIIKNIVTLILADYKTMDQYFKKKPPKRNYLL from the exons ATGGGTCAGAAATCATGTACTAAGGAGTGCGGCTGCATGTTAACGTTTTCAGCGTGGGAGAGGGTTTTTGTGAGGGTAGTGATCTTGAGAGCTATAATGATCACGCATATCGCACTGTCGACATGGAGGGTTGCCGATGTAATGCAAAATAACGCATTCTGGTTTCTGGCACTCATGTGCGTCATTGTTCTTATAAAAGATGGTCTTGAACTACGCAAGAACTGTGAAAAGCAATGTCAAAATAAAGGATGTAAGAAACAATGCGAACCACCAGTCGAATATAATGACACAACTTCAAA ATGGCGTTCTACACTGATTGTCTATGTTGTGTGTATGGTGCCCATAGTATGGATACTTACGTATCATCTGCACAGCTCGGCGTCCACATTAACACCATCAGGAAATGCTAGTACTTTAGTCACTACCACACAG GAGAGTATTATTTTGGGACTTGAAAAACTTGAAGACAGGACATGGATTTGGGTAGTTATAAACAGCATGATGTACATTCTTCTTTTTACCCGGTGTCTGTATGATGGATCGTCAGATGACAGCAAACTTTCAGAAAATCTACTTGGATTTCTCGGAACTGCTTCAGATATCATGGACCTGTTTTCTTTGTTCGAAGAAGAAGAGATTCTACAAAGTCAGCTATTAACGTACTTAATACTTTTTGCTTGGACATTGAGCCTTTTTCAGTTTGCACCAATACTAAGTAATTtcgattgttttaaaagaagaaaaccaTATGGGGAGCAAAATACAACAGATGCTTCCGAGGTAAGCAATGCCAAAATTTTATTGGTTATAGCCGTACAGGATGGACCATTTATTATTGTACGTGTTCTTATTATGGTTGTTCTCATGAAAGCGATGTCCAATTTGGTCTTctttattatcaaaaacatCGTAACTCTTATTCTCGCCGATTACAAAACTATggatcaatattttaaaaagaagcCGCCGAAAAGGAACTATTTGTTATAG